The Hordeum vulgare subsp. vulgare chromosome 4H, MorexV3_pseudomolecules_assembly, whole genome shotgun sequence genomic interval GGCATCATCAAATGAGAACAGAAGAGCGCTCTTCAAGCTTTTGGGAATGGGAACTTGGAGACTGGAAAGAGTCCAGATTGATAAGGATTTTAGCAATAGACGGAGGCGTAGTCTCTTTCATTGACCAGACGTTAAAACAGCCATTCCAAACTTCTATCTTGATCACTTATCCAACAGATTCAAGAAATATGAATATGCTGGAATCAAAGAAGGGGCCGCCTAGAAATGATATAAATGTTCTTGTTTTCTCTGAAGAACTTATCGTCAATGTGAGTGCAAGAGTTTTTGATTCTCATGATGAGTTCAAGATAGTTGAGGAGATGCCTCTGCAACTTGTTGACAGCTCTTCTGCTAACAAACCTTTGTTCCATGCCAAGTGGAATGCTAAAAATTACATGAGTTCATCTCCTACTCGCTACTGGTTGCAAGTGTTTGTGCTAGATTCTAATGGTAAGAAGACTTTAAGCGAGAGAAGACCATTTTCAGTTGAGGGCAAGATAGCGATTCTACACCGCCCATGGCTCAACCGTTTGAtatttgaagttgaatgggaagacGCTTATAAAGTTCTTCTCTGGAGTAATCTGGCCTTCACCATTCTGTTGTTGTTCATTCCCCAAATCATGTACCATTTTCTAACGAAAAAGCCATCATATCAAAGATGGGCCTTGTCAGTTCTAACATCACCTGTCCAGCAGAGAAAGGCTTGGTTTTGGTTGGTCTGGTTTCTAATGGAGGGTGCAAACAGCAAAGCGTTCTGTTTTTGTTTGTCCCTGTATGTTCTTTGGATCACCCAGATGCCATGGTTTTGGGGTCACGCAACATCTGAAAATGGAGAAATTGCTCAAATGTACGTATCTGGATGGAGCATACCTTCTTTTGGTATGACAAACTACAAGCTTAGCAGCCCAGATGTGATGGTTATCACCCTGCCTTTCCTATACCTGGTGGTTCTCCCTGTAGTTGTCCTTTCATATGGCTTGTATGCAGAAAGGGCTGCTGCTTATTTGCGGTACCACAGAAGAGCAGAAAACAGGGCTAACACAGCAGATACGACCGCTGCGGCAGCATGCTTTCTGCCAGGTTTTCCAGGTCCAGGAGCTTTGATGAACCTATCTTGCAAGAACAAGATGAAGTTCGTGTTGATCAAATTTTTTGGTGGCTGGACACGGAAAATAATTCTACTCGCCTGCTTGATCACAGCAATGATACATTTGAAGGTGTGTATTTCTATTAGCCCAGCTTTCCAGTGTAGATTTTTCACACTTTAGTGTTAACATAGAGTTTCTCTTTGTGCAGCTGTCTTCAATGCTAATGTCAGCCTATGGGTCAACACCAGTTGCCTTGTCTCCTCCATTAACATGGATGCCACTATTATTATTAAGTGTTGCTGCCTACTGCACAATGCTCCCTGTAGGTTAGCGTAGAAACCAGAACTGTACatttctgaagtgaactactgtgTTTGGGTACATACTCCTGTTGTATATCAGAACCTGGAATCGCGCTACCCTTTACAATTGAGAAATTATTATTTTGGAGAAGAGACTCGTTTTAAGTTGTAATAGAGCTAGCAAGTTAGGATAAGTCACTAGCTAAGGATCAGACCAGAAagtaaaacacacacaaaaaatccTAGTAGCTGTTTCTTCTTAACATGGTATCCCCTCAAACTTCTCTTGTGAAAAATGTTTGATGTGCAGGATTCTCAAAACGCAGGAAtaggaaaaatatataattgAAGTGGTGTGCCCACTTTTGAATCCTATTAGGATTAGCAGAGTTTGTCTGATGACATAGGAAAAACAAATGAACTGTAAAAAGAGGTTGGAGTAGATGATGATTTTCTATAAAAGGACAAATGATTCTTTTGAAAAATTCCTAGGATCCAATCCTACAAAAACTTtccttgtcgtgggtataagcctgacagtagatgtgtagggtacgaaaaggatgggcagagccttagctacggcgaggttgtatgagttcaggcccctctgcgatggaggtaatagccctacgtctcagtgctcagggagcttgttgtcgagtggaaatatagaatacagtgagttgctaacccctctaccagcgggggagggtggcttatatagagtgtgctgccctccacaacggttccggtacaggggtggagtagtggcgattgaatgcgtacgttacaggtaacgtacgccctaaatgctaataaatgcacctggaaacgtacgaccgtttccctccagggggttacgatgtaccgagtggtatccagtcggttagcttgatatcctccgaatgctagtctctgactggatgatcgaggacctgttaccgattggatgatggggactccttaattcagtcggagctgactaagggccttatcctttgtgaggggtagtccttgggtaggacctacagggcaagcCTATGAccataccctaggactataaccccatcattagtccccgaatgggtaagcttctctcgctccgccagaaccaccttcataccatccattgtgggtaagcttgatccacaccgaggcactatctttggttgaactttgaatcgaatcttttgctcttctgttgcaattttgactcgagttttttgtttggcgtttcttggtgaagccaaaggcaaacattcgaaacatgtcaattgtcttgacatctgcatgagcctcattgagggtccgtggaatttccgattggatctgtattgtcaccgagtggatcggtaggattgcgggttggtactgatgtagttgtcagttgttttgacatccacatgagcctcaatgagggtctgcaattcatgtagttgtcagttgattacccgagtgtacctgtaggatacagtcgaaggcatgtgggtgcttagacgattctgcatcgcatctaactccccgagtgtggcgttaagtgcacactcgaagaaagttaatacttaggcaattcgtgatcgcagctaagtccccgagtgtgacgttaagtgcacactcggaaaaagttcatacttaggcgattctggatcgcagctaagtctccgagtgtgatgttaagtgcacactcggagaaagttcatacttaggcgattctggatcgcagctaagtctccgaatgtgacgttaagtgcacactcggagaaatttcatacttaggcgattctgggtcgcagctaagtccccgagtgtgacgttaagtgcacactcggagaaagttcatacttaggcgattctggatcgcggctaagtccccgagtgtgacgttaagtgcacactcggagaaagttcatacttaggcgattctggatcgcggctaagtccccgagtgtgacgttaagtgcacactcggagaaagttcatacttaggcgattctggatcgcagctaagtccccgagtgtgacgttaagtgcacactcgaagaaagttcatacttaggcgattctggatcgcggctaagtccccgagtgtgacgttaagtgcacactcggagaaatttcatacttaggcgattctggatcgcagctaagtccccaagtgtgacgttaagtgcacactcgaaaaaagttcatacttaggcgattctggatcgcagctaagtctccgagtgtgatgttaagtgcacactcggagaaagttcatacttaggcgattctggatcgcagctaagtctccgagtgtgacgttaagtgcacactcggagaaatttcatacttaggcgattctgggtcgcagctaagccccgagtgtgacgttaagtgcacactcggagaaagttaatacttaggcgattctggatcgcagctaagcccccgagtgtgacgttaagtgcacactcggagaaagttaatacttaggcgattctggatcgcagctaagtttttttttttgagaccggagtctgcgaccgcggaagaactttgaacctgcaaaaaactcaatctgctttatattatttcaccaatacttgttctttacattgcttcagtcgacggtcacgtgtagaagcgcttcaggagatctccgttccatgctcgcggctcgtttgTCTCCCtatcgacgttgtagagtctgtatgctccattgttcagcacctttgagatgatgaagggtccttcccaggcaggagccaacttgtgaggtctttgctgatccactcggagcaccaggtcgcctgcttggaacgtacgactcctgacgtgtcgcgcgtgaaaacgccgcagatcttgttgataaatggtcgagcgagtcagtgccatctcgcgctcctcctctagaaggtccactccgtcttgccttgcttgttcagcttcagcttcggagaagagttcgactcgtggagcattgtgaagtaagtcactcggaaggactgcttctgctccgtagacgaggaagaatggtgatcgccatgtagatctgttcggggttgtgtgaAGACCCCaaagtaccgaaggtaactcggtgacccatgcgccagcggcgtgtcccacctctcgcaggagtcggggcttcaaaccttgaagaataagcccattcgcccactctgcttgtccattggattgaggatgtgctacggaagcaaaatccactcggataccttggcttgcacagaaacctttgaatctgtccgagtcaaagtttgtcccgttgtccgtgattatgctgtgaggtacaccgaatctggagatgatgtccctgataaacttgacggctgttgaggcgtcgagtttcttgatgggcttgacttcgatccatttcgtgaacttgtcgacttccaccaacagatgtgtgtatcccccttggcctgtcttgaatggtccgactgtatctaatccccaaactgcaaacggccacacaagagggattgtcttcaacgcagatgtcggcttgtgggacttgttggagtagaactgacatccctcacatcggtcgacaatatctttagccatctcgtttgcctgcagccagaaaaaaccagccctgaatgccttggcgacgattgctcttgaagaggcgtgatgaccgtaggtccccgagtgaatatcttccaggatcagctgcccctcctctggggagatgcatcgttggagaacgcctgaaacgctctccttgtacaattggccatcaatgacagtgaatgacttcgacctgcggactatctgcctggcctggacttcgtcttctggaagttcctgtctcaggatatatgcaatgatcggcacagtccaatcggggatgacagtaagaatctccatgaccagatcaaccacagcaggtacatcgacttcagtcggatctgttgaactctttggttgtactggttcttctgtaaaaggatcttctttgactgaagggaggtgaaggtgctcgaggcagacgtcactcgggactggtctccgagtggatccgagtttcgccaattcatcagctgcttggtttttcagtcgcggaacatggtggagtttcagaccttcaaactttttctcgagcttcctcactgcattgcaatatgtggtcatggtggggttcctgacatcccactctttcatcacttgattgaccaccaaatctgaatcgccgtagaccatcaggcgacggacgccgagtgagatggccatgcgcaatccgtagaggagagcttcatactctgcctcgttgttggaggaatcgaagtgtatctgcagcacgtacttgagtttgtcgccctttggtgatatgatcataacgccagcgccggagccattcaacatcttggacccatcaaagaacattgtccaatgggccgagtagatgtgggtcggttgctgttgttctacccattctgctataaagtcggccaggtcttgagacttaatagctttcttggcctcgaacttgatgtcacagtacaacatatccattgcccacttcgccactcagcctgatgcgtctcgattgtggagaatttccgacaacggagcatcagaaacgacagacaccgagtggtcttggaaataatgggccaccttcttcgcagtcatgtagatcccgtagataagcttttgatagtggggatacctctgcttggaaggagtcaggacttcggagacgtagtacactggccgctgaactttgtatgctttgccttcttcttctcgttcgactgtaagaacagtactgacgacttgatttgtagccgcaatgtagagaagaaggggctctttactgagcggagcagttagagccggctgggtggaaagtaggactttgaggtcgtcgaatgcgacttgggcttcgtctgtccactcgaaagtatctgatttcttcatgagtcggtacagaggaagtgctttctcgccgagtcgactgatgaacctgctcaaagccgctaggcaacctgtgagtcgttgaacattgtgtattctgaccggcctctccattcggacgatggtcccgatcttttcggggttgacatcgatccctcgttcggaaacgaagaaaccgagtaactttccgctgggaacaccgaatgaacatttagcagggttgagcttgatatcgtacctacgaaggttggcgaatgtttctgccaagtcagtcagcaggtcggaacctttgcgtgacttgactacgatatcatccatatacgcctccacattccgaccgatctggtcgaggagacatttttggatcatgcgcataaaggtagctcctgcattcttcagaccgaatggcatagtgatgtagcagaagcccccgaatggggtgatgaaggctgtttttaactcatcgggaccatacagacggatctgatgatagcccgaataggcatcaagaaatgacaggcgctcgcaacccgcagtcgaatcgacaatttgatctatgcgggggaacggaaaatggtctttcgggcagaccttattgagatgcttgaagtcgatgcacattcggagcgacttgtccttcttgggcaccatgacaacattggcgagccactcggagtggtgaacctcgcgaatgaagttggctgccagcagcttggccacctcctccccgattactttcctcttgtgcgcggcggaccggcgcaagcgctctcggacgggccgagcgacggggtccacatgtagtcggtgctcagccaactccctgggtacacctgtcatgtcagagggtttccatgcgaagatgtcccagttctcacggaggaattgggtgagctcggcttcctatttaggatcgagggtggtggagatgttcgtcggggcagcattgtcgtccgtcgggtgaatgctgaccttcttcgtctctcccgccgactggaatgcggattcagaagctggcttctttgagcgcatcaggtcggcggggtcgactgttttcttgtactcgtcgagctcgaggacggccatctgctgttcggcgattcttgatccctgctgcagacactcttcggctcgctgccgattacctgtgatggtgatcacacccttcgggcatggcatcttcagcttcaggtatacgtaacatggacgggccatgaaacgtgcatacgttgggcggcccagaattgcgtgataagcgctctggaagtcgaccacttcgaacgttagcttttccttgcggaagttcttgtcggagccgaagacgacgtccaacgcgatctggccgagtgacttggccttccgtccagggacgactccatggaactgcatgctgctctcgctgagtttggacatcgggatgcccatccccttgagtgtgtcggcgtacatgatgttcaagccgctgccgccatccatgaggactttgcgcagtcggactccttccacca includes:
- the LOC123449103 gene encoding putative metallophosphoesterase At3g03305 — protein: MASKFSHLLLLLLLLLLLPLSAPWTGADDDGAVARSAFPMDGDVAWVVQVSDLHISAYHPDRAADLVSLLGSALRTIRPHLLLVSGDITDAKNRKRTTSRQDEDEWITYKKTIDEIVAKGGIDKRRIFDIRGNHDTYGVPYRGSKLDFFSTYSVNSQLDRLSTINSIMLQGDRSYLFLGIDDTMSVGIRFPSNLFGHPTNKRIEAVNSELEYWASHSNAPVTRVVFGHFPMSFTTSSEGGQRYESVFARQSISAYLCGHLHAKVSKQLWRHHQMRTEERSSSFWEWELGDWKESRLIRILAIDGGVVSFIDQTLKQPFQTSILITYPTDSRNMNMLESKKGPPRNDINVLVFSEELIVNVSARVFDSHDEFKIVEEMPLQLVDSSSANKPLFHAKWNAKNYMSSSPTRYWLQVFVLDSNGKKTLSERRPFSVEGKIAILHRPWLNRLIFEVEWEDAYKVLLWSNLAFTILLLFIPQIMYHFLTKKPSYQRWALSVLTSPVQQRKAWFWLVWFLMEGANSKAFCFCLSLYVLWITQMPWFWGHATSENGEIAQMYVSGWSIPSFGMTNYKLSSPDVMVITLPFLYLVVLPVVVLSYGLYAERAAAYLRYHRRAENRANTADTTAAAACFLPGFPGPGALMNLSCKNKMKFVLIKFFGGWTRKIILLACLITAMIHLKLSSMLMSAYGSTPVALSPPLTWMPLLLLSVAAYCTMLPVG